One genomic region from Phytoactinopolyspora mesophila encodes:
- a CDS encoding ABC1 kinase family protein: MSDLPRKAVSRAAKLASLPLSAAGRATVGFGRRLSGQSAESVTADVQRRTAEQVFKVLGELKGGAMKFGQTLSVLEAALPEEVTEPYRETLTKLQESAPPMPSRTVHRVLAENLGQQWHSSFVSFDDEPAAAASIGQVHRAVWHDGRDVAVKIQYPGADAALRSDLNQVSRLGKALGSMVPGIDAGAMLDELHDRMLEELDYRLEADAQDGFAIAYEGDPEFAVPALVHGAKHVLVSEWLDGTPLSEVIAHGSKEERDRVGLLYVRFLFSGPERAGLLHADPHPGNYRVTPDGRLGVLDYGAVARLPEGLPPSIGRLISKALVGDKEEMLEGLREEGFIRPHITVDPEGLYEYLAPFLEPAATERFHFNREWMREQFNRINDPRRPGYSIGLKLNVPPAYLLVHRVWIGGIGVLSQLDAEGPYRAEFKRWVPGFDGP; encoded by the coding sequence GTGAGTGATCTGCCACGCAAAGCCGTCAGCCGTGCCGCGAAACTAGCCAGCCTGCCGCTCAGCGCCGCCGGGCGCGCCACCGTCGGCTTCGGCCGGCGGCTGAGCGGACAATCCGCGGAAAGCGTCACTGCCGACGTTCAGCGACGTACCGCCGAGCAGGTGTTCAAGGTGCTGGGCGAACTCAAGGGCGGCGCCATGAAGTTCGGCCAGACCCTTTCGGTGCTCGAAGCCGCCCTGCCGGAAGAGGTGACCGAGCCGTACCGCGAGACCCTCACCAAGCTCCAGGAGTCGGCTCCGCCGATGCCCAGCCGCACGGTGCACCGGGTCCTGGCCGAGAACCTCGGGCAGCAGTGGCACAGCTCGTTCGTGTCGTTCGACGACGAACCAGCCGCAGCGGCCTCCATCGGTCAAGTGCACCGGGCCGTGTGGCACGACGGTCGCGATGTCGCCGTCAAGATCCAGTATCCGGGTGCAGACGCAGCTCTGCGCTCCGATCTGAACCAGGTGTCGCGGCTCGGAAAGGCACTCGGGTCGATGGTGCCCGGGATCGATGCCGGGGCGATGCTCGACGAGCTGCACGATCGCATGCTCGAAGAACTCGACTATCGTCTGGAAGCCGACGCCCAGGACGGCTTCGCCATCGCCTACGAAGGCGATCCAGAGTTCGCCGTGCCAGCCCTGGTGCACGGCGCCAAACACGTCCTGGTCTCCGAGTGGCTGGACGGCACACCGTTGTCCGAGGTCATCGCGCACGGAAGCAAGGAAGAACGCGACCGCGTGGGCCTGCTGTACGTTCGTTTCCTCTTCTCCGGCCCGGAAAGGGCGGGATTGCTGCACGCCGATCCACACCCAGGCAACTACCGGGTCACTCCGGACGGTCGCCTCGGAGTGCTCGACTACGGAGCGGTGGCCCGGCTGCCCGAGGGTTTGCCGCCATCAATCGGGCGGCTGATCAGCAAAGCTCTGGTGGGGGACAAGGAGGAGATGCTGGAAGGGCTTCGCGAGGAGGGGTTCATCCGGCCACACATCACGGTCGATCCCGAGGGCCTCTACGAGTATCTCGCGCCGTTTCTCGAGCCCGCGGCCACCGAGAGGTTCCACTTCAACCGGGAATGGATGCGTGAGCAGTTCAACCGGATCAACGATCCGCGCCGGCCCGGCTACTCGATCGGGCTGAAGCTCAACGTTCCCCCGGCCTACTTGCTGGTACACCGGGTGTGGATCGGCGGCATAGGGGTCCTCTCACAGCTGGACGCCGAAGGCCCGTACCGGGCCGAGTTCAAACGCTGGGTCCCCGGATTCGACGGTCCTTGA
- a CDS encoding ThiF family adenylyltransferase, whose translation MWRDATTLQVGITPGRALVVGGLGPIETAVLRALDGHNTMATLREIATKAGAEPGVADRLVDMLFSAGAAVDQDQLRGFGSDPQFLPDRASLGLVERCADGGGAAFERRNQRRVDVVGAGRVGATIARLLAAGGIGDVGVDDHTLVTPADVSPGGHPAEAVGLARDRSLGEILPTRTDLADADLDFVVLAPDDDAGTPHVAAGLRHGGVPHLLVRVVETTGVVGPLVVPGSSTCLHCLDLHRTDRDRDWPAVVDQVARKPTTTPPCDASLATAVASMAAGHVLGYLDGYDVASVNGTVDLELPYGLPRRRSWRPHPDCECRGAEASQ comes from the coding sequence ATGTGGCGTGACGCCACCACCCTGCAGGTAGGCATCACACCCGGCCGGGCGCTCGTAGTCGGCGGGCTGGGCCCCATCGAGACAGCCGTACTGCGGGCGCTCGACGGGCACAACACGATGGCCACGCTGCGGGAGATCGCCACGAAAGCCGGAGCCGAGCCGGGCGTGGCCGACCGCCTGGTCGACATGCTGTTCTCCGCCGGTGCCGCCGTCGACCAGGACCAGCTACGCGGCTTCGGGTCCGATCCACAGTTCCTGCCCGACCGAGCAAGCCTGGGGCTGGTCGAGCGGTGCGCCGACGGCGGAGGTGCCGCCTTCGAACGGCGCAACCAGCGCCGGGTGGACGTCGTCGGTGCCGGCCGCGTCGGCGCCACCATCGCCCGCCTCCTGGCCGCCGGCGGCATCGGTGACGTCGGCGTCGACGATCACACCTTGGTGACGCCCGCTGACGTCTCCCCCGGCGGCCACCCGGCCGAAGCGGTCGGACTGGCACGAGACCGCTCGCTCGGGGAAATACTCCCGACGCGAACGGATCTGGCCGACGCCGACCTGGATTTCGTCGTGCTCGCACCGGATGACGACGCCGGCACCCCGCACGTCGCAGCGGGTCTGCGACACGGCGGGGTGCCGCACTTGCTAGTCCGCGTAGTCGAGACCACAGGCGTCGTCGGGCCGTTGGTGGTTCCTGGTTCCAGCACCTGTCTGCACTGCCTCGACCTGCACCGTACCGACCGTGACCGGGACTGGCCGGCCGTCGTGGACCAGGTGGCTCGTAAGCCGACCACCACGCCACCGTGTGATGCGAGCCTCGCGACGGCCGTCGCCAGTATGGCCGCGGGGCACGTCCTCGGATACCTGGATGGCTACGACGTCGCCTCGGTCAACGGCACCGTCGACCTCGAGCTCCCGTACGGCCTGCCCAGGCGCCGGAGCTGGCGCCCCCACCCGGATTGTGAGTGTCGTGGGGCCGAGGCGTCACAATGA
- a CDS encoding SprT-like domain-containing protein: MVVNHDAEVEIRRSTRRRRTVTAYREGGRIVVCLPARFSSAEERRWVATMVERLEAQERRRQPSDEQLLRRARELSRRYLDGRARPSSARWSAAQQSRWGSCTPADGSIRLSERLQGTPSWVIDYVIVHELAHLLIGNHGDEFWELVGRYPRSERARGFLDGLDHALNMGITDAVNGEET, from the coding sequence ATTGTGGTCAACCACGACGCCGAGGTCGAGATCCGCCGCTCAACGCGGCGGCGCCGGACGGTGACAGCTTACCGGGAAGGCGGGCGGATCGTGGTGTGCCTTCCGGCCCGATTCAGCTCAGCCGAGGAGCGCCGCTGGGTGGCCACCATGGTGGAACGGCTGGAAGCCCAGGAACGGCGCCGCCAGCCCAGCGACGAACAATTGCTTCGGCGGGCGCGGGAGCTTTCCCGTCGATATCTCGACGGCCGTGCCCGGCCGTCGAGTGCCCGCTGGAGTGCGGCCCAGCAGAGCCGATGGGGCTCCTGCACCCCCGCGGACGGCTCGATCCGGCTGTCTGAGCGGCTCCAGGGGACGCCTTCGTGGGTGATCGACTACGTCATCGTCCACGAACTCGCGCATCTGCTGATCGGCAACCACGGCGACGAGTTCTGGGAGCTCGTCGGCCGCTATCCGCGATCGGAACGGGCCCGGGGTTTTCTCGACGGACTCGATCACGCGTTGAACATGGGGATCACCGATGCCGTCAACGGTGAGGAGACCTGA